A genomic segment from Phragmites australis chromosome 6, lpPhrAust1.1, whole genome shotgun sequence encodes:
- the LOC133920948 gene encoding cytochrome c1-1, heme protein, mitochondrial-like: protein MAAARGLVRKLLNTHRLSAMGVGTSAGFFSAAAVASAASGEGRTTCPAYPWRPQDGARGGQVFMQHDCAACHSMLPYAGLSEAAACGAGGQVEAKAVEIVVVEEEAQPATAGPLHGGAYRPDLTLVTKMLEGCNLYSAEELKRRVSLPTPVWLQFLQPYTRTPQAA, encoded by the exons ATGGCTGCGGCGAGGGGCCTTGTGCGTAAGCTCCTGAATACCCACCGGCTCTCCGCGATGGGCGTCGGCACGTCGGCTGGCTTCTTCAGCGCCGCGGCCGTCGCGTCGGCGGCGTCCGGCGAGGGGCGGACCACCTGCCCGGCCTACCCGTGGCGGCCACAGGACGG AGCGCGAGGCGGGCAGGTGTTCATGCAGCACGACTGCGCGGCGTGCCACTCCATGCTCCCGTACGCGGGCCTCAGCGAGGCGGCGGCATGCGGGGCAGGAGGCCAGGTGGAAGCCAAGGCGGTCGAGATCGTGGTCGTCGAAGAAGAGGCGCAGCCGGCGACCGCTGGGCCACTCCACGGCGGCGCCTACCGGCCGGACCTCACCCTCGTCACAAAA ATGCTGGAGGGGTGCAACCTGTACAGCGCCGAAGAGCTCAAGAGGAGGGTGTCGCTGCCTACCCCTGTCTGGCTGCAGTTTCTTCAGCCATACACGAGGACTCCCCAAGCAGCCTGA
- the LOC133920949 gene encoding phospholipid--sterol O-acyltransferase-like — protein sequence MFSRTGAKRGIELFVTLRECCSLQKVLIVFFFWRTLSSSYFFSNTTYNVQGINFDQHKYLPGGTFVALFILTRSGNSVSGKPNNSGGDGTVSYTSLSWCKNWLGPKVNITRAPQAERDGSDLQTSMNIEHHHSQDILPNMTRAPHVKYITYYEDAESIPVWRTAVWELDKANHRNIVRMPVLMRELWLEMWHDMHFDSKSKFVTKAFRGPLRNEDCRWDYAKARCGFPEHRIQVCNLVFHCFQQQGHFDIFY from the exons ATGTTCAGCAGAACTGGGGCTAAAAGAGGCATTGAATTGTTCGTTACGTTGAGAGAATGTTGTAGTCTTCAGAAagttttaatagttttttttttctggagaaCACTATCAAGCTCATATTTTTTCAGTAATACAACTTACAACGTTCAGGGCATTAATTTTGATCAGCATAAATATTTACCTGGTGGCACATTTGTAGCATTATTTATTCTTACCAGATCAGGTAATTCTGTTTCTGGGAAGCCTAATAATTCCGGTGGTGATGGAACG GTATCCTACACCTCTCTCTCATGGTGCAAGAATTGGCTTGGTCCAAAAGTGAACATAACAAGGGCTCCACAG GCAGAACGTGATGGTTCTGACTTACAAACAAGCATGAACATTGAGCACCATCATAGCCAGGATATACTCCCAAACATGACGAGAGCTCCACATGTGAAGTACATAACCTACTATGAAGATGCTGAAAGTATTCCAGTATGGAGAACAGCAGTATGGGAGCTTGATAAAG CAAATCACAGGAATATTGTTAGGATGCCAGTTCTAATGCGTGAGTTGTGGCTTGAAATGTGGCATGATATGCACTTTGATTCGAAATCAAAATTTGTGACGAAAG CTTTCCGTGGCCCATTAAGAAACGAAGATTGTCGCTGGGACTATGCAAAGGCTCGGTGTGGCTTTCCAGAACACCGAATACAGGTCTGCAACCTAGTTTTCCACTGTTTCCAGCAACAAGGACATTTTGACATTTTCTACTGA
- the LOC133920950 gene encoding uncharacterized protein LOC133920950: MAEEGYKVTLNVYDLSNGLARQLSTSFLGKPIEAIWHTGVVVYGNEYYFGGGIQASPAGTTPYGRPLRAVELGVTRIPREVFEDYLRDIAPRYTAETYRLLTHNCNNFSNEVAQFLVGAVIPDYILNLPAEVMSSPMGPLIMPMIQNLEATLRNNVAPQATQFVPTPASVSVSSKAAPPPPPSEKTTTPSSTTAAGAGAKREEPAPAAEKASPNDPLGNARGKVQEEVMREFAAIMASGTLRASEAAALAMRRVMERHGNGATMQQG, from the exons ATGGCGGAG GAGGGGTACAAGGTTACGCTGAACGTGTACGACCTGAGCAATGGCCTCGCGCGGCAGCTCTCCACCTCCTTCCTCGGCAAGCCAATCGAGGCCATCTG GCACACGGGCGTGGTGGTGTACGGGAACGAGTACTACTTCGGCGGCGGGATCCAGGCGTCGCCGGCGGGGACGACACCGTACGGGCGGCCGCTGCGGGCGGTGGAGCTGGGCGTCACGCGCATCCCGCGCGAGGTGTTCGAGGACTACCTCCGCGATATCGCGCCGCGCTACACGGCCGAGACGTATCGCCTGCTCACCCACAACTGCAACAACTTCAGCAACGAGGTCGCGCAGTTCCTCGTCGGCGCTGTCATCCCCGACTACATTCTCAACCTCCCGGCTGAGGTCATGTCCAGCCCCATGGGCCCGCTCATCATGCCCATGATCCAGAACCTCGAGGCCACGCTCCGCAACAACGTCGCGCCGCAGGCCACGCAGTTCGTTCCCACGCCCGCGTCAGTCTCCGTGTCCAGTAAGgccgcgcctccgccgcccccCTCGGAGAAGACCACAACGCCTAGTTCCACCACggccgcgggcgccggcgccAAGAGAGAAGAACCTGCGCCGGCGGCGGAGAAGGCTTCTCCAAATGATCCGCTCGGGAACGCGAGGGGAAAGGTGCAAGAGGAGGTGATGCGGGAGTTCGCGGCGATCATGGCTAGCGGGACGCTGCGGGCgagcgaggcggcggcgctggcaaTGCGACGGGTCATGGAGCGCCACGGCAACGGCGCCACAATGCAGCAGGGCTAG